The Synergistaceae bacterium sequence TGTTACTTTAACGGGGTACGGAGCAGAGATTTCACCGTCAAAGCCCGCCGGAACGATTAAGACTATCTCCCGCACTCCGTCTGTCTTGGCCGCAACGTCTGCGCTCCAACGCCACAGAGCTTTTCCCCCGAGCGTCATGAACTGCTTGCGCACATTGCCCATCCTCGAGCCGCTTCCTCCCGCCGCAATCACAAAGCTGAACTCCCTCACAGTACCTGCCTCCGTGCCTCTAATGCTGTGTTGAGCGTCATTCTGTCCGCGAACTCTATTGCCCCGCCGACAGGCAGTCCGTACGCTATGCGCGTAACCTTCTCCGCGCCGCTCTTCCTTAGAACGTCTAGCAGCGTGTAGTACGTCATGTCCCCTTCAACCTTCGGGCTTGTAGCGATGATTACCTCATCAGCTCCTAGTGCCTCAATGTGCCCCAGCAGGAAGTCGATTGCCTCGCTGCTGAGTTCTTCGCCGTCTATCGGTGAGACCCTTCCGCCAAGTATGTGGTACAGTCCGTTGTAGACACCTGACTGCTCGAACGTCGAGAGTGCCTCGATGTCGTCGACGATGCACAGCGTCTTTCTGTCGCGCAGAGGGTCAGTGCATATGCTGCAGGGGTTGTGCTCGGAGATGTTGCCGCACTGCCCGCAGGTGTGCAGTCCCTTCTTCAGGTTAGCAATCAGTGTCCCGAGAGCTTCTAGGGTATCGTTGTCCTGCTTAATCAGGTGGTAGGCTATACGCCGTGCACTCTTGAGGCCGATGCCCGGAAACTTCTTCAGGGCAGTTACGAGGTCGTTAAGGGCAGTGCTCACAGGTTACAGCCCCATTCCCATAGCTCCGAGTGCGCCGGTGATTCCTCCCATTCGTTCGCTCATGAGTTCGCGGCTTTTGCGGAGGCCTTCATTGACGGCGGAAGTTACGAGGTCTTCGAGCATCTCCCTGTCCTCAGGGTTGATGACTTCGGGGTCTATCTTTATGCTCACGAGGTCTCCCTGTCCCGTGAAGACTGCACTGACCATTCCTCCGCCGACGCTGGCTTCTACGGTCTCGCTGGCTAGCTTCTCCTGTATCTGCATCATCTGTGTCTGCATCTGCTTGGCCTGCTTCATTATGTTGTTGAGCTTCATAAAAATTTCTCTCTCCTAAATCTTTGGGATTGGTAAATTCTATCACGTATAATTATGCGAAAACGTTAAGGAGCAAAATTTTCACCATGCTTGAAATCTTCAAGGCTATTCCTGCAGGAGGAACTGTCTTCAACTGCATAACCGTACTCATCGGAAGCACGGCAGGACTCCTCTTAGGGAAATTCATCCCCGATCGCATGAACACAACCATCTTCAACTGTCTCGGACTCTTCACGCTGTACGTGGGAATCAATATGTCCCTGAGCACAAAGCATTCTATTGCAGTACTCGCTAGCCTGATGCTCGGGACGATTACCGGCGAACTCTTAGGCATTGAGCGTCGGCTCAACAATCTGGGCGACACACTGAAGGCCAAGCTCCACACCAAGAACGAGACCTTCACGCAGGGCTTCGTGAGTGCAACCCTGCTGTTCTGCGTGGGTTCGATGGCGATAATCGGTGCGTTCAACGACGGACTCCGCCATGACCCGGAACTGCTCATGACTAAGGGCATAATGGATGGCATTGCGGCGACGATGTTCGCTTCTGGCTTCGGGCTCGGGACGGTGTTCTCGATTGTGCCGATGTTCATCTATCAGGCAGGGCTGACGTTCGCGGCTTCGGGACTTGAAGGCGTAATCACTCCCGACATGTACGCGAATATTTCCGGCATCGGAGGGCTAATGATTATGGGAATAGGCTTCAACATGCTGAAGATTACGAAGCTGAAGCTCGGTGATATGCTGCCGGGCTTGGTGTATGTTGTGTTCCTCACAATGTTATTCGAGTAGAAAGGAGAAATGTTTATGAGCTTTGACTGTTCAGGATTGAAGGCGTATTCGGGCTACTGCAACGATACTGCGGAGCTGCTGAGCTGTTCTTCAGGCGGAGGAGCATTTATGCTATCAAAAGCTATCATTTTTGCGGGGGGGGGGTGCTAGTGTATTTGGCGTATGCTACTCTCCTGACTTCATGGACGCAGAGTATGCGTGTGTTGAACGTGTCGAGGACTTAGGGAAGCTCAAGGGTTCTAAGTATATACCCTCAAAGAAGAGAGTCCTCATTAATGGAGAATATGTATCTCTCTGGCCGATGGTTTCGCAGAAGCTGGAGGAAGGACGCACGGTATTATTTACAGGGCTGGGCTGTGATGTAGCGGCCCTGTACGCTTATCTGAAGGCCAAGAACACCGACACTTCACGTCTCTTCACGGCAGAACTTGTCTGCTTCGGCCCGGCACTCCCTGAGGTTCACAGGCAGTACGTCGCGGGGCTCGAGGCCAAGTACAATTCACGCATAACGTCATTCACGGTGAGGCACAAGGCGAAGGGCTGGACACCTCCATACATTCGGGCGACGTTCGAGGACGGCAGGGAGTTCGTTACGGACTTCTACGCGTCGGACTACGGACGGGCATTCGGGCTGTACACGCGCGATGTGTGCTACGGGTGCAGGTTCAGGGGCGCGAACCACAAGGCAGATGTTACGCTGGGTGATTACTGGGGGCTGACCCCGGAGATGCCCGGCTGGAACAAAAACGGCGTATCAATCTTCATCGTGAGGACGGAGAAGGGAGAGGAACTCATCAGGATGCTTCCGCGCACGGAGTTCACGCTAAGGGAAGAAGATGTGAGCTTCGCCGTCAGGAACAACCCGATGTATTACGAGCCAAGAAAGAAGCCGGAAAGTTACGGGAAGTTTCGCCGTGAGCTCGAGACTTTGGGGCTTCACAGTGCTGTCGTGAACCATTACGGACGGCTGAAGTTCTGCGCGCTTGTGCTGAAGGAACGCGTGAAGAGTGCTGTACCTGCTCCAGTAAAGAGAGTGCTGAAGAAGTTATTGCGGAGGGGATAAGTATATAATTGGCGGCATAAATCACTAAGAAGGTCGTGAAAAGTTTATGCCGGATACTTATGACATTACAGGGATGAGCTGTGCTGCCTGCTCAGCACGTATTGAACGCGTCGTCAAGAAGCTCGACGGTGTTGCGTCGTGCAGTGTGAGCCTCCTCACGAACTCAATGAACGTTGAGGGAACAGCCAGCCCGTCCGCCATCATTGCCGCAGTCGAGAAGGCGGGTTACGGCGCGAAACTCAGGACACCAGAACCGGAAATCTCCCACGCTCAGGAGGAAGAAGCCCTAGCTGACCACGAGACCCCGAAGCTCAAACGCAGGCTAATCGCGTCGCTGGGGTTTCTGCTTGTCCTGATGTATTTCTCGATGGGGCATATGCTGAATCTTCCTCTGCCAGCGTTTTTCGTGGACAACCACATAGCACAGGGACTAGCTCAGCTGCTCTTGGCCGGAATCATCATGGTCATCAACCAGAAATTCTTCATCTCAGGCTTCAGCACTCTTCTTCACCTTGCGCCCAACATGGATACTCTTGTAGCTATGGGCTCGTTCTCGTCGTTCGCGTGGAGCGTCTACGTGCTGTTCATGATGACGAAGCCCCACACGTTCACGGTGCATGATTTCTACTTCGAGAGTGCGGGAATGATTCTCACCCTCATAACCAT is a genomic window containing:
- the recR gene encoding recombination protein RecR, producing MSTALNDLVTALKKFPGIGLKSARRIAYHLIKQDNDTLEALGTLIANLKKGLHTCGQCGNISEHNPCSICTDPLRDRKTLCIVDDIEALSTFEQSGVYNGLYHILGGRVSPIDGEELSSEAIDFLLGHIEALGADEVIIATSPKVEGDMTYYTLLDVLRKSGAEKVTRIAYGLPVGGAIEFADRMTLNTALEARRQVL
- a CDS encoding YbaB/EbfC family nucleoid-associated protein produces the protein MKLNNIMKQAKQMQTQMMQIQEKLASETVEASVGGGMVSAVFTGQGDLVSIKIDPEVINPEDREMLEDLVTSAVNEGLRKSRELMSERMGGITGALGAMGMGL
- a CDS encoding DUF554 domain-containing protein, whose product is MLEIFKAIPAGGTVFNCITVLIGSTAGLLLGKFIPDRMNTTIFNCLGLFTLYVGINMSLSTKHSIAVLASLMLGTITGELLGIERRLNNLGDTLKAKLHTKNETFTQGFVSATLLFCVGSMAIIGAFNDGLRHDPELLMTKGIMDGIAATMFASGFGLGTVFSIVPMFIYQAGLTFAASGLEGVITPDMYANISGIGGLMIMGIGFNMLKITKLKLGDMLPGLVYVVFLTMLFE
- a CDS encoding Coenzyme F420 hydrogenase/dehydrogenase, beta subunit C-terminal domain, with the translated sequence MDAEYACVERVEDLGKLKGSKYIPSKKRVLINGEYVSLWPMVSQKLEEGRTVLFTGLGCDVAALYAYLKAKNTDTSRLFTAELVCFGPALPEVHRQYVAGLEAKYNSRITSFTVRHKAKGWTPPYIRATFEDGREFVTDFYASDYGRAFGLYTRDVCYGCRFRGANHKADVTLGDYWGLTPEMPGWNKNGVSIFIVRTEKGEELIRMLPRTEFTLREEDVSFAVRNNPMYYEPRKKPESYGKFRRELETLGLHSAVVNHYGRLKFCALVLKERVKSAVPAPVKRVLKKLLRRG